The Macaca fascicularis isolate 582-1 chromosome 11, T2T-MFA8v1.1 genome includes a region encoding these proteins:
- the SSPN gene encoding sarcospan isoform X2, which yields MLCVSYQVDERTCIQFSMKLLYFLLSALGLTVCVLAVAFAAHHYSQLTQFTCETTLDSCQCKLPSSEPLSRTFVYRDVTDCTSVTGTFKLFLLIQMILNLVCGLVCLLACFVMWKHRYQVFYVGVRMRSLTASEGPQQKI from the exons ATGCTTTGTGTCTCATATCAGGTTGACGAACGGACATGTATTCAATTTTCTATGAAA CTGTTATACTTTCTGCTGAGTGCCCTGGGCCTGACGGTCTGTGTGCTGGCCGTGGCCTTTGCTGCCCACCACTATTCGCAGCTCACACAGTTTACCTGTGAGACCACACTCGACTCTTGCCAGTGCAAACTGCCCTCCTCGGAGCCGCTCAGCAGGACCTTTGTTTACCGGGATGTGACGGACTGTACCAGCGTCACTGGCACTTTCAAACTGTTCTTACTCATCCAGATGATTCTTAATTTGGTCTGCGGCCTTGTGTGCTTGTTggcctgctttgtgatgtggaaaCATAGGTACCAGGTCTTCTATGTGGGTGTCAGGATGCGCTCCCTCACGGCTTCCGAGGGTCCCCAGCAAAAGATCTGA